From Cellulomonas chengniuliangii, the proteins below share one genomic window:
- a CDS encoding ASCH domain-containing protein: protein MTSTDHRLPDEGALAQFWEIARVRAGIDRIGVVVGASALGAVVPPAWSFGDSPALADALLDLVLSGEKRATATALWEFEVGDEPRPNAGDLSIVLDGAGRPRALIRTTAVRVERFCDVDAEFAAAEGEDDGSLESWRREHEAYWRRLAQTEGGQPFSAEMPVLLEEFEVLYRQAAVPENEMQVPTRETER, encoded by the coding sequence ATGACCTCGACCGACCACCGCCTCCCCGACGAGGGCGCCCTCGCCCAGTTCTGGGAGATCGCCCGGGTCCGCGCCGGCATCGACCGCATCGGGGTGGTGGTGGGCGCCTCGGCGCTCGGCGCCGTCGTCCCGCCGGCCTGGTCCTTCGGGGACTCGCCCGCGCTGGCGGACGCACTGCTCGACCTGGTGCTGTCCGGCGAGAAGCGCGCCACCGCCACGGCGCTCTGGGAGTTCGAGGTGGGCGACGAGCCGCGGCCCAACGCCGGGGACCTGTCGATCGTGCTGGACGGCGCGGGGCGGCCGCGCGCGCTGATCCGCACCACGGCGGTGCGGGTCGAGCGGTTCTGCGACGTCGACGCGGAGTTCGCGGCCGCCGAGGGCGAGGACGACGGGTCTCTCGAGTCGTGGCGCCGCGAGCACGAGGCCTACTGGCGCCGGCTCGCGCAGACGGAGGGCGGCCAGCCCTTCTCTGCCGAGATGCCGGTGCTGCTCGAGGAGTTCGAGGTCCTGTACCGCCAGGCGGCCGTTCCGGAAAATGAGATGCAGGTCCCGACTCGTGAGACAGAGCGGTAG
- a CDS encoding 3-isopropylmalate dehydrogenase: MVENNAARDVRLAVVAGDGIGTEVVEQGLLALEAALTGTDVRVSTTDFDLGARRWHTTGETLTDTDLDAIRAHDAILLGAIGDPTVPSGVLERGLLLKLRFALDHYVNLRPSRLYPGVASPLGNPGDIDFVVVREGTEGPYVGNGGAIRVGTPAEVANEVSVNTAFGVERVVRDAFARAAARPRKKLTLVHKHNVLVHAGHLWRRTVEAVNAEFPDVTVDYLHVDAATIFMVTNPSRFDVIVTDNLFGDIITDLAAAITGGIGLAASANINPERTTPSMFEPVHGSAPDIAGQGKADPTATVLSVAMLLDHLGLPDASATVEAAVAADIAERASLGGRVRSTAEVGKDLADRIAG; encoded by the coding sequence ATGGTCGAGAACAACGCAGCACGGGATGTCCGCCTCGCAGTCGTGGCGGGCGACGGGATCGGCACCGAGGTCGTCGAGCAGGGCCTGCTGGCCCTCGAGGCGGCCCTGACCGGCACGGACGTGCGCGTCAGCACCACGGACTTCGACCTCGGCGCCCGGCGCTGGCACACCACGGGGGAGACCCTCACCGACACGGACCTCGACGCGATCCGCGCCCATGACGCCATCCTGCTGGGCGCCATCGGCGACCCGACGGTGCCGTCCGGGGTGCTCGAGCGGGGCCTGCTGCTCAAGCTGCGCTTCGCGCTCGACCACTACGTCAACCTGCGGCCCAGCCGCCTGTACCCCGGCGTGGCGTCACCGCTCGGTAACCCGGGCGACATCGACTTCGTGGTCGTCCGCGAGGGCACCGAGGGCCCCTACGTCGGCAACGGCGGGGCGATCCGGGTGGGCACCCCCGCCGAGGTCGCCAACGAGGTCAGCGTCAACACCGCCTTCGGCGTCGAGCGCGTGGTCCGCGACGCCTTCGCCCGGGCCGCGGCCCGCCCCCGCAAGAAGCTCACGCTCGTGCACAAGCACAACGTGCTGGTGCACGCCGGGCACCTGTGGCGCCGCACGGTCGAGGCCGTCAACGCGGAGTTCCCCGACGTCACGGTGGACTACCTGCACGTCGACGCCGCCACGATCTTCATGGTCACCAACCCGTCGCGGTTCGACGTGATCGTCACCGACAACCTGTTCGGCGACATCATCACCGACCTCGCCGCCGCGATCACCGGCGGCATCGGGCTCGCGGCCTCGGCCAACATCAACCCCGAGCGCACCACCCCGAGCATGTTCGAGCCGGTGCACGGCTCCGCCCCGGACATCGCTGGCCAGGGCAAGGCCGACCCGACGGCCACGGTGCTGTCCGTCGCGATGCTGCTGGACCACCTGGGCCTGCCCGACGCGTCCGCGACGGTCGAGGCCGCGGTCGCGGCCGACATCGCCGAGCGCGCGTCGCTCGGCGGGCGAGTACGGTCGACGGCCGAGGTGGGCAAGGACCTGGCCGACCGCATCGCCGGCTGA
- a CDS encoding branched-chain amino acid aminotransferase translates to MSTTSPTSLANFEIRPTATPTSDEDRAAALAAPRFGTAFTDHMARISWTAEQGWHDRRVEAYGPLRLDPATAVLHYAQEIFEGLKAYRHADGSVWTFRPEANAQRFARSAHRLALPVLSEQDFLDSLAALVATDSAWIPTGEETSLYLRPFMYASEVFLGVRPSAAAEYLVIASPVGPYFASGVRPVSIWVAEDYHRAGAGGTGAAKCGGNYAASLLPQQEAQALGFDQVCFLDSSTNTLVEELGGMNVFVVHADGSVSTPELSGSILEGVTRSSILQLVRDAGHEVRERPIPLAELRAGLEDGSVTEVFACGTAAVVTPIGRLGGVGFDLTVADGEAGPVTSSIRAELTDIQYGRAADRHGWLHRLL, encoded by the coding sequence ATGAGCACGACGTCCCCCACCTCCCTCGCCAACTTCGAGATCCGCCCCACTGCCACGCCCACCTCGGACGAGGACCGCGCCGCAGCGCTCGCCGCGCCCCGGTTCGGCACGGCGTTCACCGACCACATGGCCCGGATCTCCTGGACTGCCGAGCAGGGGTGGCACGACCGGCGCGTCGAGGCGTACGGGCCGCTGCGGCTCGACCCCGCCACGGCCGTGCTGCACTACGCCCAGGAGATCTTCGAGGGCTTGAAGGCCTACCGGCACGCGGACGGCTCGGTGTGGACCTTCCGGCCCGAGGCGAACGCCCAGCGGTTCGCCCGCTCGGCGCACCGCCTGGCGCTGCCGGTGCTGTCCGAGCAGGACTTCCTCGACTCGCTGGCCGCACTGGTCGCCACCGACTCCGCGTGGATCCCGACGGGCGAGGAGACGAGCCTGTACCTGCGGCCGTTCATGTACGCGTCCGAGGTGTTCCTCGGGGTGCGGCCCTCGGCCGCGGCCGAGTACCTGGTCATCGCGTCGCCCGTGGGCCCGTACTTCGCCAGCGGCGTGCGGCCCGTGTCCATCTGGGTGGCCGAGGACTACCACCGCGCCGGCGCGGGGGGCACTGGCGCCGCCAAGTGCGGCGGCAACTACGCCGCGAGCCTGCTGCCCCAGCAGGAGGCGCAGGCCCTGGGCTTCGACCAGGTGTGCTTCCTCGACTCGTCGACGAACACGCTCGTCGAGGAACTCGGTGGCATGAACGTGTTCGTCGTCCACGCCGACGGCAGCGTGTCGACCCCCGAGCTGTCCGGCTCGATCCTCGAGGGCGTCACGCGCTCGTCCATCCTGCAGCTCGTGCGGGACGCCGGGCACGAGGTGCGCGAGCGCCCGATCCCGCTCGCCGAGCTCCGCGCCGGCCTCGAGGACGGCTCGGTGACCGAGGTGTTCGCCTGCGGCACCGCCGCTGTGGTGACCCCCATCGGACGCCTCGGCGGGGTGGGGTTCGACCTCACCGTGGCCGACGGGGAGGCAGGGCCGGTGACGTCGAGCATCCGCGCCGAGCTCACCGACATCCAGTACGGGCGCGCGGCCGACCGGCATGGCTGGCTGCACCGCCTGCTCTGA
- the cimA gene encoding citramalate synthase has product MSSFTTGPGLPFHVYDTTLRDGAQQEGMNLSVADKLAIAPLLDELGVGFIEGGWPGAIPKDTEFFARAAKELTLRNAVLAAFGATRKAGAEAWQDPQVRALLDSEAPVVTLVAKSDLRHAERALRTTGAENLAMITDTVAFLAREGRRVVIDAEHFFDGYRDDPAYSLSAVLAAFEAGAEVVALCDTNGGMLPDWVGQIVTEVRAAVGPDAILGIHAHNDSGCAVANSLAAVDAGCTHVQGTVNGYGERTGNADLLAVVANLELKGGRQLLATDGPEAGGLREMTRIAHAISEITNIAPFARQPYVGASAFAHKAGIHASAIKVDPDLYQHIDPVAVGNDMRMLISDMAGRATIELKGRELGFDLAGQAEVLTRVTHRVKEAEANGYTFDAADASFELLLVEELEGARPGYFQVESWRAIVERAGSRGTPATAEATVKIRAGGERIVSTGEGNGPVNALDQALRQALVRAYPELEAFQLIDFKVRILDAMHGTDAVTRVLIETTDGQTSWSTVGVGPNVIEASWEALTDSAIWGLRHHGVAPR; this is encoded by the coding sequence GTGAGCAGCTTCACCACCGGCCCCGGCCTCCCGTTCCACGTCTACGACACGACGCTGCGCGACGGCGCCCAGCAGGAGGGCATGAACCTCTCCGTCGCCGACAAGCTGGCGATCGCCCCCCTGCTCGACGAGCTGGGCGTGGGCTTCATCGAGGGCGGCTGGCCCGGCGCCATTCCCAAGGACACCGAGTTCTTCGCTCGCGCCGCCAAGGAGCTGACGCTCCGCAACGCCGTGCTGGCCGCTTTCGGCGCCACCCGCAAGGCGGGCGCCGAGGCGTGGCAGGACCCCCAGGTGAGGGCCCTGCTCGACTCGGAGGCCCCGGTGGTCACCCTCGTCGCGAAGAGCGACCTGCGGCACGCCGAGCGGGCCCTGCGCACCACGGGCGCCGAGAACCTGGCGATGATCACGGACACGGTCGCGTTCCTCGCGCGTGAGGGGCGGCGCGTCGTCATCGACGCGGAGCACTTCTTCGACGGGTACCGGGACGACCCGGCCTACTCGCTGTCCGCGGTGCTGGCCGCGTTCGAGGCGGGCGCGGAGGTGGTCGCGCTGTGCGACACGAACGGCGGCATGCTTCCCGACTGGGTCGGCCAGATCGTCACCGAGGTGCGCGCCGCCGTCGGGCCGGACGCCATCCTGGGCATCCACGCGCACAACGACTCCGGCTGCGCGGTGGCGAACTCGCTCGCGGCCGTGGACGCCGGGTGCACCCACGTCCAGGGCACGGTCAACGGGTATGGCGAGCGGACCGGCAACGCCGACCTGTTGGCCGTGGTCGCGAACCTCGAGCTCAAGGGCGGGCGGCAGCTGCTCGCCACCGACGGCCCTGAGGCCGGCGGGCTGCGGGAGATGACCCGCATCGCGCACGCCATCAGCGAGATCACCAACATCGCGCCGTTCGCCCGGCAGCCGTACGTCGGCGCCAGCGCGTTCGCGCACAAGGCCGGGATCCACGCCAGCGCGATCAAGGTCGACCCCGATCTGTACCAGCACATCGACCCCGTCGCCGTCGGCAACGACATGCGGATGCTGATCTCCGACATGGCGGGCCGCGCCACCATCGAGCTGAAGGGCCGCGAGCTCGGCTTCGACCTCGCCGGGCAGGCCGAGGTGCTGACCCGGGTGACCCACCGCGTCAAGGAGGCCGAGGCGAACGGGTACACCTTCGACGCCGCCGACGCGTCGTTCGAGCTGCTGCTCGTCGAGGAGCTCGAGGGCGCCCGCCCGGGGTACTTCCAGGTCGAGAGCTGGCGAGCAATCGTGGAGCGCGCGGGCAGCCGCGGCACGCCCGCGACGGCCGAGGCCACGGTGAAGATCCGGGCCGGCGGCGAGCGCATCGTCAGCACAGGGGAGGGGAACGGCCCCGTGAACGCGCTCGACCAGGCGCTCCGCCAGGCCCTGGTGCGGGCCTACCCGGAGCTCGAGGCCTTCCAGCTCATCGACTTCAAGGTGCGCATCCTCGACGCCATGCACGGCACCGACGCGGTGACCCGCGTGCTCATCGAGACCACCGACGGGCAGACGTCGTGGAGCACGGTGGGCGTGGGGCCCAACGTCATCGAGGCGTCGTGGGAGGCCCTGACGGACTCGGCGATCTGGGGCCTTCGGCACCACGGGGTCGCCCCGCGCTGA
- a CDS encoding lipoate--protein ligase family protein: protein MHGEYKVPGGKLVAVDVEARDGALAEVTVSGDFFLEPDEALGVIERSLVGLPDTTRVTELVARIDAALAAAEADGELPGGATLVGFDAESVAIAVRRALGHATGWHDHTFELIHEAPQTAAFNAALDQVLTEELAAGRRGPTLRFWEWVEPAVVIGSFQSLRNEVDPEGASRHGVTVVRRISGGGAMFMEAGNCITFALVVPASLVDGLTFEQSYAFLNDWVLGALADVGVKATTSGLNDIASPAGKLAGSAQKRLAGGAVLHHVTMAYDIDADKMLEVLRIGREKLSDKGTTSANKRVDPVRSQTGMPREQVIEAFKESFRARYRTVDSTLTPDELERASHLVETKFADPEWTARVP, encoded by the coding sequence GTGCATGGTGAGTACAAGGTCCCCGGTGGCAAGCTCGTGGCAGTCGACGTCGAGGCGCGGGACGGCGCGCTCGCGGAGGTGACCGTCAGCGGCGACTTCTTCCTCGAGCCCGACGAGGCCCTCGGGGTGATCGAGCGGTCCCTCGTGGGCCTCCCCGACACCACGCGGGTCACCGAGCTCGTCGCGCGGATCGACGCCGCGCTGGCGGCGGCGGAGGCCGACGGCGAGCTGCCTGGCGGCGCCACGCTGGTCGGCTTCGACGCGGAGTCCGTGGCGATCGCGGTGCGCAGGGCGCTGGGCCACGCGACAGGTTGGCACGACCACACCTTCGAGCTGATCCACGAGGCCCCGCAGACCGCCGCGTTCAACGCGGCCCTCGACCAGGTGCTGACCGAGGAGCTCGCCGCGGGGCGGCGCGGGCCCACCCTGCGGTTCTGGGAGTGGGTGGAGCCCGCCGTGGTGATCGGCTCGTTCCAGTCGCTGCGCAACGAGGTGGACCCCGAGGGCGCCAGCCGCCACGGGGTGACGGTGGTGCGGCGCATCTCCGGCGGCGGCGCGATGTTCATGGAGGCGGGCAACTGCATCACGTTCGCGCTCGTGGTGCCCGCCTCCCTGGTGGACGGGCTCACCTTCGAGCAGTCCTACGCCTTCCTCAACGACTGGGTGCTGGGGGCGTTGGCGGACGTCGGCGTCAAGGCGACGACCTCGGGGCTCAACGACATCGCCTCGCCCGCGGGGAAGCTGGCGGGATCCGCGCAGAAGCGGCTCGCCGGCGGCGCCGTGCTGCACCACGTGACCATGGCGTACGACATCGACGCGGACAAGATGCTCGAGGTGCTCCGGATCGGGCGGGAGAAGCTCAGCGACAAGGGCACCACGAGCGCCAACAAGCGCGTGGACCCCGTGCGCTCGCAGACCGGGATGCCCCGGGAGCAGGTCATCGAGGCGTTCAAGGAGTCGTTTCGCGCGCGCTACCGCACCGTGGACTCCACGCTCACCCCCGACGAGCTCGAGCGGGCGAGCCACCTCGTCGAGACGAAGTTCGCCGACCCGGAGTGGACCGCGCGCGTCCCCTGA
- a CDS encoding LCP family protein: MDPDAPHPGSAMPDPAGAGGAEPPGRRLAPRHASSPARPRSTSWTLSLVLVAVLAFAGSLAGFGVLRLQGNVRTVGDLGALIARDDEGGSTATPDTDAWEGRPLNFLVIGSDDRGGANGEIGGVVGGMRSDTALLVHVAADRSRVEVVSIPRDSEVRIPACHLDRDPAGRMSEPTKDKFNAAFSLGGASGDPGLAGLCTAATVAENTGIDVGADFAIVDFAGFEGMVDAIGGVRLCVPEAIRDTHRNTDLDLDAGWHDLTGGQALDYVRARYVTGSDNSDTQRIPRQQKFIGAVVRKVTSSDVLTSPRSIAGFLEQGTRALTLSGDLASMRSLAGLGWRMRGLDPEQVTFVTVPTGPKPGSAGRVLWTDDADLLWQRIAADEPVAPEPTPGSTSTPAPDATGDQATPGGVPPPAGTDVPQPAVTPRTAEDPDDVLCG; encoded by the coding sequence GTGGACCCTGACGCGCCGCACCCTGGCTCAGCGATGCCGGACCCGGCGGGCGCCGGTGGCGCCGAGCCGCCTGGGCGCCGCCTCGCCCCACGCCACGCGTCGTCGCCGGCGCGCCCGCGCTCGACGTCGTGGACGCTCAGCCTGGTGCTGGTCGCCGTCCTGGCGTTCGCCGGGTCGCTCGCGGGGTTCGGGGTGCTGCGGCTGCAGGGCAACGTGCGCACCGTCGGGGACCTGGGCGCGCTGATCGCGCGGGACGACGAGGGGGGCTCGACGGCCACGCCGGACACCGACGCGTGGGAGGGGCGCCCGCTCAACTTCCTGGTGATCGGCTCGGACGACCGTGGAGGCGCCAACGGGGAGATCGGCGGGGTCGTGGGCGGCATGCGCTCGGACACGGCGCTGCTGGTGCACGTCGCCGCCGACCGCAGCCGGGTCGAGGTCGTCTCGATCCCGCGCGACTCCGAGGTGCGGATCCCGGCATGCCACCTCGACCGCGACCCTGCTGGGCGCATGTCCGAGCCGACGAAGGACAAGTTCAACGCGGCGTTCTCGCTGGGCGGCGCCTCCGGCGATCCAGGGCTGGCCGGCCTGTGCACCGCGGCCACCGTGGCGGAGAACACGGGCATCGACGTGGGCGCCGACTTCGCGATCGTGGACTTCGCCGGCTTCGAGGGCATGGTCGACGCGATCGGAGGGGTGCGGCTGTGCGTCCCGGAGGCGATCCGTGACACGCACCGCAACACCGACCTCGACCTGGACGCCGGATGGCACGACCTCACCGGGGGGCAGGCGCTCGACTACGTGCGCGCCCGCTACGTCACCGGCTCCGACAACTCCGACACGCAGCGCATCCCGCGCCAGCAGAAGTTCATCGGGGCGGTCGTGCGCAAGGTGACCTCGTCCGACGTGCTGACCAGCCCGCGCAGCATCGCGGGCTTCCTCGAGCAGGGGACCCGGGCGCTGACCCTCTCGGGGGACCTGGCCTCGATGCGGAGCCTCGCCGGGCTGGGGTGGCGCATGCGAGGGCTGGACCCGGAGCAGGTGACGTTCGTGACCGTCCCGACAGGGCCCAAGCCGGGGTCCGCCGGCCGGGTGCTGTGGACCGACGACGCGGACCTCCTGTGGCAGCGCATCGCCGCGGACGAGCCGGTGGCGCCCGAGCCGACGCCGGGCTCCACGTCCACGCCGGCTCCGGACGCGACGGGAGACCAGGCGACGCCGGGAGGCGTCCCGCCCCCGGCCGGGACGGACGTCCCGCAGCCGGCCGTCACGCCGCGGACCGCCGAGGACCCGGACGACGTGCTCTGCGGCTGA
- a CDS encoding NUDIX hydrolase: MSHVSNQHRAVRVSAHVLCLDRGQVLLTRRRGGQGLAWTLPGGGLGFAEEPADAARREVLQSTGFVVEIGPLLGVDSSRGSGIAPVGRRGPTDLHLLRIVYAARVMGNLVVDDVTAWGSGAEWVDLGAVVDGRRVDLVDTALAWAWSAVPV, from the coding sequence ATGTCCCACGTCTCGAACCAGCACCGCGCGGTGCGGGTGTCGGCCCATGTGCTGTGCCTCGACCGCGGGCAGGTGTTGTTGACCCGTCGACGCGGCGGCCAGGGGCTGGCCTGGACGCTGCCGGGCGGAGGGCTGGGCTTCGCGGAGGAGCCCGCCGACGCCGCGCGTCGCGAGGTGCTGCAGTCCACCGGGTTCGTCGTGGAGATCGGGCCGCTGCTCGGCGTCGACTCCTCGCGCGGGTCCGGTATCGCGCCGGTCGGCCGGCGCGGCCCCACCGACCTGCACCTGCTGAGGATCGTCTACGCCGCGCGGGTGATGGGCAACCTCGTGGTGGACGACGTCACGGCGTGGGGTTCAGGCGCCGAGTGGGTCGACCTCGGCGCGGTCGTGGACGGCCGCCGCGTCGACCTGGTCGACACCGCGCTGGCCTGGGCGTGGAGCGCGGTGCCGGTCTGA
- a CDS encoding DUF5996 family protein produces MAAPEGTPPPPDRAWPALRADAWADTRDTLHLWTQIVGKVRLAQEPMLNHWWQTPFYVTARGLTTSAFANGSELVDVELDLLEHELRARSTDGRASSVSLAPKSVAQFYDETLAALRRIGLDARIDPVPREVETQAPFPQDEHHASYDAGAVEAFWRQLIAAHRVMRRFRSPFIGKASPVHFFWGGFDLVVTVFSGRPAPTWTGTPLHVSASVMAEAESHENSNAGFWPGGDGEGQFYAYAYPEPAGYPDRPVLPEGAHYDPDLREFLLPYEAVRSAPDPDAALLAFYRTTYDAAAELAGWDRAALETAWPARG; encoded by the coding sequence ATGGCCGCACCCGAGGGGACGCCCCCGCCGCCCGACCGCGCGTGGCCGGCGCTGCGGGCTGACGCGTGGGCGGACACCCGCGACACCCTGCACCTGTGGACGCAGATCGTCGGCAAGGTGCGCCTCGCACAGGAGCCCATGCTCAACCACTGGTGGCAGACCCCGTTCTACGTCACCGCCCGCGGGCTCACGACGTCCGCGTTCGCGAACGGGTCCGAGCTGGTCGACGTCGAGCTCGACCTCCTCGAGCACGAGCTGCGGGCGCGCTCGACCGACGGCCGCGCGAGCTCCGTCTCGCTCGCCCCCAAGTCGGTGGCGCAGTTCTACGACGAGACCCTGGCGGCGCTGCGGCGCATCGGGCTCGACGCGCGCATCGACCCCGTGCCGAGAGAGGTCGAGACCCAGGCGCCCTTCCCCCAGGACGAGCACCACGCGTCCTACGACGCCGGCGCGGTCGAGGCGTTCTGGCGCCAGCTCATCGCCGCGCACCGCGTGATGCGGCGGTTCCGCTCGCCGTTCATCGGCAAGGCGAGCCCTGTGCACTTCTTCTGGGGAGGGTTCGACCTGGTCGTGACCGTGTTCTCCGGGCGTCCGGCGCCCACCTGGACGGGGACCCCGCTGCACGTCTCCGCGTCGGTGATGGCCGAGGCCGAGTCGCACGAGAACAGCAACGCCGGTTTCTGGCCGGGAGGCGACGGCGAGGGCCAGTTCTACGCCTACGCCTACCCGGAGCCCGCGGGCTACCCGGATCGCCCGGTGCTCCCGGAGGGCGCGCACTACGACCCCGATCTGCGCGAGTTCCTGCTGCCCTACGAGGCGGTGCGATCGGCGCCCGACCCTGACGCCGCGTTGCTGGCGTTCTACCGGACCACCTACGACGCGGCCGCCGAGCTGGCGGGCTGGGACCGTGCCGCCCTGGAGACGGCCTGGCCGGCGCGAGGCTGA
- a CDS encoding YggS family pyridoxal phosphate-dependent enzyme → MSAEHLDDIGARLAAARARVAAAEHDAHRAPGSARLLLATKTVPLDGVRSALLADAAARAGDPAAPAPVLVGENRVQELVAKAPHLADLAPEVHLIGPLQSNKVNQALGVAGCVETVDSVALAERLATRCAASGRVLDVLVQVNVSGEETKHGAHPDAAVRTALDVAALDGLRLRGFMTVGARSSDPARVRAGYRLLREIRDEVRDSGEPGAEGAIELSMGMSGDLELAVAEGATIVRVGSAVFGARPL, encoded by the coding sequence ATGAGCGCGGAGCACCTGGACGACATCGGCGCACGCCTCGCGGCCGCACGGGCCAGGGTCGCGGCGGCCGAGCACGACGCGCACCGCGCCCCCGGGTCGGCGCGCCTCCTCCTCGCCACGAAGACCGTCCCGCTCGACGGCGTCCGGTCGGCCCTGCTCGCCGACGCCGCAGCGCGGGCGGGCGACCCCGCCGCCCCGGCTCCGGTGCTGGTCGGCGAGAACCGCGTCCAGGAGCTGGTGGCGAAGGCGCCACACCTGGCGGACCTGGCGCCCGAGGTGCACCTGATCGGGCCGTTGCAGTCCAACAAGGTCAACCAGGCGCTCGGCGTGGCCGGATGCGTCGAGACCGTCGACTCGGTGGCGCTCGCCGAGAGGCTCGCCACCCGGTGCGCCGCGTCAGGACGGGTGCTCGACGTCCTGGTGCAGGTCAACGTGTCGGGCGAGGAGACGAAGCACGGCGCCCATCCCGACGCCGCGGTCCGCACAGCCCTCGACGTCGCGGCCCTGGACGGGCTGCGCCTGCGCGGCTTCATGACCGTGGGCGCGCGCTCCTCCGACCCAGCGCGGGTGCGCGCCGGGTACCGGCTGCTGCGGGAGATCCGCGACGAGGTGCGCGACTCGGGCGAGCCGGGCGCCGAGGGCGCCATCGAGCTGTCGATGGGCATGAGCGGCGACCTGGAGCTGGCCGTCGCCGAGGGCGCCACGATCGTCCGGGTGGGCTCCGCCGTGTTCGGGGCACGCCCGCTCTGA